Proteins found in one Pseudomonas marvdashtae genomic segment:
- the rpoZ gene encoding DNA-directed RNA polymerase subunit omega — MARVTVEDCLEHVENRFELVMLSTKRARQLATGGKEPLVQWENDKPTVVALREIAEGLMSYEFIANAEIVEDEPLFAAFEDESNEAV, encoded by the coding sequence ATGGCCCGCGTAACCGTTGAAGACTGCCTAGAACACGTGGAAAACCGCTTTGAGCTGGTCATGCTCTCTACCAAGCGTGCCCGTCAACTGGCCACCGGCGGCAAAGAGCCATTGGTCCAGTGGGAAAACGACAAGCCTACCGTGGTAGCGCTGCGTGAAATCGCCGAAGGCCTGATGAGCTACGAGTTCATTGCCAACGCTGAAATCGTTGAAGACGAACCGCTGTTCGCAGCGTTCGAGGACGAGTCCAACGAGGCGGTCTAA
- the gmk gene encoding guanylate kinase, translated as MTHSTGTLYIISAPSGAGKTSLVKALIDAEPQIRVSVSHTTRAMRPGEVNGVNYHFVDREEFVRMAEHGDFLERAEVFGNLYGTSQSYLQQTLDEGHDLILEIDWQGAEQVRKLMPQARSIFILPPSQQALRQRLTNRGQDSDEIIEGRMREAVSEMSHYVDYDYLIINDDFAHALDDLKAIFRASQLQQKRQQQRFGKLLAELLG; from the coding sequence ATGACCCACAGCACCGGCACCCTCTACATCATTTCCGCGCCCTCGGGCGCTGGCAAGACCAGCCTGGTCAAGGCATTGATCGATGCCGAGCCGCAGATCCGCGTCTCGGTCTCCCACACCACTCGCGCCATGCGCCCGGGCGAAGTGAACGGCGTGAACTATCACTTCGTCGACCGGGAAGAGTTCGTGAGAATGGCCGAGCACGGCGACTTCCTCGAGCGCGCCGAAGTCTTTGGCAATCTCTACGGCACGTCGCAAAGCTACCTGCAGCAGACCCTCGACGAAGGTCACGACCTGATCCTCGAAATCGACTGGCAAGGCGCCGAGCAGGTGCGCAAGCTGATGCCCCAGGCCCGTTCGATCTTCATCCTCCCGCCGAGCCAGCAGGCCCTGCGCCAGCGCTTGACCAACCGTGGCCAGGACAGCGACGAGATCATCGAAGGCCGGATGCGCGAAGCGGTCAGCGAAATGAGCCATTACGTCGATTACGATTACCTGATCATCAACGACGATTTCGCCCACGCACTGGACGACCTCAAGGCCATTTTCCGCGCCAGCCAGCTCCAGCAGAAACGCCAGCAGCAACGTTTCGGTAAATTATTGGCCGAACTGCTGGGCTGA